A portion of the Syngnathoides biaculeatus isolate LvHL_M chromosome 7, ASM1980259v1, whole genome shotgun sequence genome contains these proteins:
- the ccdc124 gene encoding coiled-coil domain-containing protein 124 has product MPKKFLGENSKAATARARKAEAKAVADARKKQEEDDALWQETDKHVLKKEQRKDDKEKKRMELLERKKESQRLLDEENASIKGKSQKESGGGKVTRAQIEEAIHNVPQPQHIKPKDKSHLEIPLEENVNRIIKEEGTVEARTVEDAIAVLSIAPEDLDRHPERRMKAAFTSYEEANMPRLKMENPNMRLSQLKQQLKKEWMKSPENPLNQRFAAYNSK; this is encoded by the exons ATGCCGAAAAAGTTCCTGGGTGAGAACTCCAAGGCGGCTACAGCCAGAGCCCGCAAGGCTGAGGCTAAGGCAGTGGCAGACGCACGCAAGAAGCAGGAAGAGGATGATGCCCTGTGGCAGGAAACTGACAAACATGTACTCAAAAAAGAGCAGAGAAAG GATGATAAAGAGAAGAAAAGGATGGAGTtattggagaggaaaaaagaatCCCAGCGACTCTTGGATGAAGAGAATGCCAGCATAAAGGGCAAATCCCAAAAAGAGAGCGGTGGTGGAAAGGTGACTCGAGCCCAGATAGAGGAAGCTATTCATAATGTCCCTCAGCCTCAGCACATCAAGCCAAAAG ACAAGAGTCATCTGGAGATTCCACTGGAGGAAAATGTGAATAGAATAATTAAGGAGGAAGGTACAGTGGAAGCTCGAACAGTAGAAGATGCCATTGCTGTGCTCAG CATTGCGCCTGAGGACCTGGACCGTCACCCGGAGCGACGGATGAAAGCTGCTTTCACTTCTTACGAGGAGGCCAACATGCCTCGCTTGAAGATGGAAAACCCCAACATGAGATTGTCTCAGCTGAAACAGCAGCTGAAAAAGGAGTGGATGAAGTCTCCCGAGAACCCCCTCAATCAAAGATTTGCGGCATACAACTCCAAGTGA